The Deltaproteobacteria bacterium nucleotide sequence AGAGGATTACCTTTAGCCTCAATCGGGCCTTAACAAGAAGGGATGAATCGCTTGCAGAATAGGTTATGCACGCTAAGAATCAACGTCCCTCAAACTCTCCTCCATTGGACCGGGGAACCGAGGCGAGAAGATGCCTTAATGGAATTTCCTTATCACTCTGATATGGTGGACGAAGCCGGTTTTCATTTCGACCAGGTGGTTGAACAGATTCTCAACAAAAACTATGATATAAAAAAAGTGCCCGAACGAAAGGTTTGTAAAGAGTGTGACCTCCAGGTATATTGTGGCCGAGAAGGGGTGATCAGATTAGGAGAGGTGGATGATTCAATCTTATCTGGCCAGGGATGAAGGCAAGACGCTCGAATTTAAGGAAAATTGTAAATCCCTGCAACACATTGTTCAGACTGCCGTTGCCTTTGCAAATACTGCGGGTGGTTCCATCGTTATCGGCGTTCGTGACCGAACGAAAGAGGTCGTTGGTATGACCAACCCCCTGGCAGAAGAAGAACGCCTTGCCAATGCATTTGCAGACGGTATTCAACCCCTTCTTATCCCCGACATACAGATCCATTCCTGGCGTGATCGGGAACTCATTGTAGTTACCATACCACATGCAATCGGGTCTTATTATCTCCGATCGGAAGGTCCAGAGTCGGGTGTTTACATTCGTTTGGGATCAACAAATCGGCGGGCGGGCCCTGAAATGATTGCTGAAATTCGCCTCCTATCTCGCAATACCTTCTTTGATGAGCAACCGTGCACGGAAATCAGCTCGGAAGAGGTTGACTTCCGAGCAGCTTCCGAGTTGTTCGCAGCCGTATCACGGCCTCTTAATTCTCCTAAACGAAAATCCCTGGGTCTTGTTGTGGAATACAGAGGGCGAGAAGTTCCTACAAATGGTGCTGTGCTTCTCTTCGGAAAGAATCGAAGTCGTCTTTTCCCAGATGCAAATATTCGCTGCGCTCGATTTCGAGGAACTGATACATCAAGATTTATCTATACATTCTCGCACTCCTTAACAGTCGACTTTATTACAGATGGTTGTATCATCGCGGCAAGCGTAAGGGGGAAATGCTCGAATTGTTTCAAGTCCCGCTTTCCGAGATCCCGGTCAAGTGCATTGACAAGGATGCGCAGAAACCGTTCATCAATCTCATCGACCAAATCCTCTCCGCCAAGAAGCGCGATCCCAAGGCGGACACGGCGGCGTGGGAGCGGGAGATTGACCGGCTGGTCTATGATCTGTACGGCCTGACGGAAGAGGAAATCAAGTTGGTGGAGTTGGCTGGGGTCGGACCAAGGTAACTATATGATTTTCCAAATTTATGTCAAGAAAAAGGGGCTGTTTTCCCGCTTAGAATTGCAATCGATTACCTGGGTCCAGCCCCAGGTAGAGGCTTCTCCCGGCCATTCAGCACGATGGAAGGAGGAAATGATAGATTAGATCGAGTGTATTTCCTCCAGCATGGTTATCTCGGGCTTTCCACCTATAAACTCTCGACTTTTGGCAAAAAATGCTTTGAAATGGGGCGTAGAAGAGTGCGCATCCAAGGCTGCCTTGTCTTTGTAACGCTCCATGATAACAAGGGTGTTGGGATTGGATTGATCCCTGTTCAGGGTGTACATTAAAGTGCCTTCTTCTTCAGCGACCTGAACCATGAGTTCCTTAAAGGCCTGAATGGCTTCTTCAACTTTTCCCTCTTTAATGGGTATCTTGGCAATAACCGAAATCATCCTGGTACCTCCCTTTCTCAATTTATTTCGTTCGGATGAGACCCCATAACACATGGCCCTTTTTTAGTCAAGGGAGGAGGGAGTTGGGTCTGCAATTCAGACAGTAGAGGGAGGTTAGTAGGGGGAGGAGGGGCTGGAGGCAGGTTCTTTCATTTTTTGGAATATCTTGGGAAGGGGGAAAAGATCTTCCTCAGGGGTTTCTATTTGCGGGCGGGTTTGGTGGACAAGGGTGTGTGGTCTTCGACTGGGAGTCGGTGGAAAGTTTTTACATTTAGGGAAAAGGTTGTGGGGCAAAGATTACGGGGGTCGGGCATGATCGAGCTGATGGGCTAGGCTGCGGCGCAGGCGGCGGGTTTTGGTGAGGATCTTTTTGCGGGCTGGCTCGCTGAGAGTGAGGACGAGTTCTTGGTGTTGCAGCGGCGTGAGAAAGGCCATATAATTTTGGTAATAGATGACAATGACGGTCAGGGTGGGGCGCAAAAGTTCCAGGGTGCGGGTACGCGTTTTGGGGTTGAGGGCTTTGCGGCTGATCCGCAGCAAATACCATTGCAACAAGCTATAGGTCAGCAAGACGAAGACAACCTGGTTGGCGATCACGTTGAAGGCGCGGGAGGTGAAAGCTTCTAGGTCGCTAAAACACTTCAGTTGCCGATGCCGTTCTTCGATCGTCTCCCGCAGGCCATATTCTTGGCGGGTGCCGGCCGGTTGCCGGATTGGCGCCGTATCCAGCAACACCCAATAATCCACATGCCCATCGGCGTAAACCTCTCGGTTGACCAGGGCGTTGAGGGGAATGGGACAGGTGGAAAAGGTCTCCAGCCCGTTGACCGCGGCCACCTCCGATCGAACCCGCCGGGTGGAGAGCGCTTTGGGATCTAGGGTCGGGGCTTGGGCTTTCTGTCGGGCCAAGGTTTTTTGTCGGGCCTCCTCCCGCTTTTTGATCCGTTCGGGTCGATGGAGGGGAATGGGTTGGGGGCCGGGAGGAGCGGGCGCCCAGGGTTGGAAGGATAACTGCCCGGCTTGGGCTAGGCCCACCACGTCCTGATAGATCTCCATATTGTGACGCACCGGAATTAGGATGTCGATGCCAAACTCCTGTTTGCAGCGGCCTATCTGGGCGCCATCCAGAAACC carries:
- a CDS encoding transposase; its protein translation is MPMYFERNDALVIEAFRRGEFDYLEGVGEVSEVDFFRAITERNILRKLADTYPSPCQKHDVPLWVYIASDLSMRFHAVHPFHAFPYVVRSGGLVQAFGPQMGHKAVHPETGDISLRCQGFNDKNEYDRQTPCDQDYLRKMALRTDAQGLQTWFNRDVVGIFKQHHAFDPEGIFIGDATYLFLPNNPRYEGSSRMLFDEHNHPVDGSKLTPQQRARCTWRRCYKLVSLLHTNRAAEFFLYAGLVLTAGQDHEGPLLYRLVEEFVQNHGRGLMKRLILDRGFLDGAQIGRCKQEFGIDILIPVRHNMEIYQDVVGLAQAGQLSFQPWAPAPPGPQPIPLHRPERIKKREEARQKTLARQKAQAPTLDPKALSTRRVRSEVAAVNGLETFSTCPIPLNALVNREVYADGHVDYWVLLDTAPIRQPAGTRQEYGLRETIEERHRQLKCFSDLEAFTSRAFNVIANQVVFVLLTYSLLQWYLLRISRKALNPKTRTRTLELLRPTLTVIVIYYQNYMAFLTPLQHQELVLTLSEPARKKILTKTRRLRRSLAHQLDHARPP
- a CDS encoding putative quinol monooxygenase, which encodes MISVIAKIPIKEGKVEEAIQAFKELMVQVAEEEGTLMYTLNRDQSNPNTLVIMERYKDKAALDAHSSTPHFKAFFAKSREFIGGKPEITMLEEIHSI